A single region of the Paludibacter jiangxiensis genome encodes:
- a CDS encoding phospho-sugar mutase, giving the protein MEDKELLAIVEKKAQQWLTGNYDEVTKQEVGKMLASSDKTDLIEAFYKDLEFGTGGLRGIMGVGTNRMNIYTVGAATQGLSNYLKKEFGSLPEIKVVIGHDCRNNSRKFAEISADIFSTNGIKVYLFEDLRPTPEASFAIRHLGCQSGIIITASHNPKEYNGYKAYWNDGAQMIAPHDVNVIKEVENIKNVDEIKFKGNPALIEIIGEEIDSIYLDKIKTISLSPDSIARNKDLKIVYTPIHGTGGQLIPRMLGKLGFTNVIHVPEQDVISGDFPTVVSPNPEEPAALDMAIQKAKAVDADIVMASDPDADRLGIAVKNDKGEWILVNGNQTALVFMYYLIRRWKELGKITGSEFAVKTIVTTEIIKELAEKNGVECFDCYTGFKWIAAVIREFEGKRQYIGGGEESYGFLAQDFVRDKDAISACSLMAEIAAWAKDNGKTLYEMIQDIYLEYGFGKEKGISIVRKGKSGADEIKQMMSDFRSNPPKEIAGSPVAFIKDYKSLKQTDCATGTVTDLVMPATSDVLQYFTADGTKISVRPSGTEPKIKFYVEVRGTLNSRDEYDAVNAAAEAKVDAVKKSLGI; this is encoded by the coding sequence AGTAGGAAAAATGTTAGCCTCTTCCGACAAAACAGATCTCATCGAAGCCTTTTATAAAGACCTTGAGTTTGGAACAGGCGGACTTCGCGGAATAATGGGTGTTGGCACTAACCGCATGAACATATACACTGTGGGTGCCGCAACACAAGGCTTGTCAAATTACCTGAAGAAAGAATTCGGTTCTTTACCCGAAATTAAAGTAGTGATCGGGCATGACTGTCGTAACAACAGTCGCAAGTTTGCCGAAATATCTGCCGATATATTTTCTACCAATGGCATCAAAGTATATCTTTTTGAAGATCTCCGCCCTACTCCGGAAGCATCTTTTGCCATCCGCCATTTGGGCTGCCAGAGCGGCATAATCATTACGGCCTCTCACAACCCGAAAGAATACAATGGATACAAGGCTTACTGGAACGACGGTGCACAAATGATTGCTCCGCATGATGTGAATGTGATTAAAGAGGTAGAGAATATCAAAAACGTCGACGAAATAAAATTCAAAGGAAATCCTGCTCTGATCGAAATTATCGGAGAAGAAATTGACAGCATTTACCTCGACAAAATCAAAACGATCTCTTTGTCTCCGGATTCTATTGCCCGCAACAAGGATTTGAAGATTGTCTATACTCCTATTCATGGCACCGGCGGTCAGTTAATCCCGCGCATGCTTGGCAAACTTGGATTTACTAACGTAATTCATGTTCCTGAACAAGATGTGATAAGCGGAGATTTTCCAACCGTTGTCTCTCCTAACCCTGAAGAACCGGCTGCTCTCGATATGGCGATTCAAAAGGCAAAAGCAGTGGATGCGGACATTGTAATGGCTTCCGACCCTGATGCTGATCGTCTGGGTATCGCAGTGAAGAACGACAAAGGAGAATGGATTTTGGTAAATGGTAACCAAACAGCTCTTGTTTTCATGTATTACCTGATTCGCCGCTGGAAAGAACTGGGCAAAATTACAGGTAGCGAATTTGCAGTAAAGACCATTGTAACAACTGAAATCATCAAAGAACTCGCCGAGAAGAATGGCGTTGAATGCTTTGACTGTTACACCGGATTTAAATGGATCGCTGCTGTGATTCGTGAGTTCGAAGGCAAACGCCAATATATCGGAGGCGGAGAAGAAAGTTATGGATTCCTTGCTCAGGATTTTGTTCGCGACAAAGATGCTATTTCTGCCTGTTCTCTAATGGCCGAGATTGCAGCCTGGGCAAAAGACAATGGCAAGACACTCTACGAAATGATTCAGGACATCTACCTCGAATATGGTTTTGGCAAAGAAAAAGGAATCTCTATTGTTCGCAAAGGCAAATCAGGAGCAGACGAAATCAAACAGATGATGAGCGATTTCCGGAGTAACCCGCCGAAAGAAATTGCCGGATCGCCGGTTGCCTTCATCAAAGATTACAAATCGCTGAAGCAAACTGACTGTGCCACTGGTACTGTTACAGATTTGGTAATGCCGGCTACCAGCGACGTATTGCAATACTTTACCGCCGACGGCACCAAAATTTCGGTAAGACCTTCGGGAACCGAGCCGAAAATCAAATTCTACGTCGAAGTACGCGGTACACTGAACAGTCGCGACGAATATGACGCCGTGAATGCTGCGGCCGAAGCAAAAGTAGATGCAGTGAAAAAATCGTTGGGAATCTGA